A genomic window from Nicotiana sylvestris chromosome 11, ASM39365v2, whole genome shotgun sequence includes:
- the LOC138881771 gene encoding uncharacterized protein, giving the protein MPKAKAPLTRPPLPFPQRLAKQKNKNQFKKFIEMIKSLSINVPLVKALEQMLGYAKFMKDLVTKKRYMDCENIKVTHQVSAIVHSVSPKLEDPSAFTIPCTIGSVNFAKALCDLGASINLIPYFVFKTLGIGQSRDTSMRLQMADRTMKRLFGIINDVLVRVDKFILLMDFVFLDCEVDYEVPIILGRPFLATGKALVDVEAGERTFRVGDEKFMFHVYKSMRQPNSNEVCSFVDLLTEVIVEDTSAVINVEDPLEAVLLNHYLTKDKGLVEYVNALQGMGSYTSEPRKLSLDLENRKTPPTKPSRGTYRIGVEAFAFTPQL; this is encoded by the coding sequence atgcctaaagccaaggctcctttgacAAGGCCTCCTCTGCCTTTTCCTCAAAGACTTGCAAAGCAAAAGAATAAAAACCAATTcaagaagtttattgagatgatTAAGAGCTTGTCGATCAATGTGCCGTTGGTGAaagctcttgaacaaatgctgggatatgccaagtttatgaaagacttggtgactaaaAAGAGATATATGGATTGTGAGAACATCAAagtgactcatcaagtgagtgccattgtgCACTCAGTGtctccaaagcttgaagatcccagcgcatttaccattccatgtaccattgggagtgtgAACTTTGCAAAGGccttgtgtgatttgggagcaagtataAATTTGATACCTTACTTTgtattcaaaactttgggtattggacAATCGAGAGATACttcaatgagattgcaaatggcggatcgaaCAATGAAGAGGCTGTTTGGTATTATTAATGATGTTCTTGTGCGAGTCGACAAGTTCATACTTCTCATGGATTTTGTGTTTCTGGACTGCGAGGTTGACTATGAGGTGCCGAtaatattggggagacctttcctagctacagggaaggctttggttgatgtggaagcaggggagcgcaccttccgggtgggtgatgaaaaattTATGTTCCATGTCTACAAATCAATGAGGCAGCCCAATAGCAATGAAGTATGTTCCTTTGTTGATCTTCTGACCGAGGTGATTGTTGAAGACACCAGTGCTGTGATAAATGTGGAGGATCCTTTAGAAGCTGTGTTGTTGAACCATTATTTGACTAAGGATAAAGGCTTGGTAGAGTATGTCAatgctttgcaaggaatgggCTCTTACACATCTGAGCCTCGGaaactttccttggatcttgagaacagaaagactccaccaacaaagccctcaagaGGAACCTACcgtattggagttgaagcctttgccttcaCACCTCAGTTATGA